In Gordonia phthalatica, one genomic interval encodes:
- a CDS encoding VWA domain-containing protein: MSTPHYPFTAVVGADSLDEPQPMALALLLTAISPAVGGVLVRGEKGTAKSTIVRALAAVLPPLDDAPVPLVELPVGATEDRVIGSIDLETALGEGKTRYQPGLLAKAHRGLLYVDEVNLLHDHLVDLLLDAAAMGRATVERDGISMTHDARFVLVGTMNPEEGELRPQLLDRFGLTVEVAAPREPAVRAEVVRRRMAYDADPAGFAARYADSEAALTTRIATAQKLLPEVVLSSAALLKIAEVGAAFDVDGLRADIVTARTAVAHAAWCGRTAVTVDDIRVAARLALPHRRRRNPFDAPGLDEDLLDQILGDDDLPPDPPEGGGPGDDPAGDGGEADAGPSTDAADGPAHSTDDPADTADAPPRSTADFADTADAPPRWLSRSEAPAEDRVETAAGTQTTTTIPAGTPYRTRLLTVAGTGAGTTGRRSRAKTSSGRRVGVDPAATAGAPHLVETIRAAIPHQHARGRTDGRLLIETSDLRRAEYEGRESNLVLFCVDASGSMAARKRMAQVKTAVLSLLLDAYQRRDKVGLVTFRGHDAEVVLPPTGSVDVAAARLQDLPAGGRTPLAEGLTKVAELLAVERIRDARRRPLLVVVTDGRATSGADAVARSHLAADRLAQQGVASVVIDCESGPLRLGLAADLARHLGADYLEVGDVSAGDLIAAARIATEGAA, translated from the coding sequence ATGAGCACTCCGCACTATCCGTTCACCGCCGTCGTCGGCGCCGACTCGCTCGACGAGCCGCAGCCCATGGCACTGGCACTGCTGCTGACCGCCATCTCCCCCGCCGTCGGCGGCGTCCTGGTCCGCGGTGAGAAGGGCACCGCGAAGTCCACGATCGTCCGGGCCCTCGCCGCCGTCCTCCCGCCGCTCGACGACGCCCCGGTGCCCCTCGTCGAACTCCCAGTCGGCGCCACCGAGGACCGCGTCATCGGCTCCATCGACCTCGAGACCGCGCTCGGCGAGGGCAAGACCCGCTATCAGCCGGGACTGCTCGCCAAGGCGCACCGCGGGCTCCTCTACGTCGACGAGGTGAACCTGCTGCACGACCACCTCGTCGACCTCCTGCTCGACGCCGCCGCGATGGGCCGCGCCACCGTCGAGCGCGACGGCATCTCCATGACGCACGACGCCCGCTTCGTCCTGGTCGGCACCATGAACCCGGAGGAGGGCGAACTCCGCCCGCAGCTCCTGGACCGCTTCGGGCTCACCGTCGAGGTGGCCGCGCCGCGCGAGCCCGCAGTCCGCGCCGAGGTGGTGCGCCGCCGCATGGCGTACGACGCCGACCCCGCCGGATTCGCCGCCCGCTATGCCGACTCCGAGGCGGCTCTCACGACCCGCATCGCGACCGCGCAGAAGTTGCTGCCGGAGGTGGTGCTGTCGTCGGCGGCGCTGCTGAAGATCGCCGAGGTGGGCGCCGCGTTCGACGTCGACGGTCTCCGCGCTGACATCGTCACCGCGCGGACCGCCGTCGCCCACGCCGCCTGGTGCGGTCGGACCGCGGTGACGGTCGACGACATCCGCGTCGCGGCCCGCCTCGCCCTCCCGCACCGTCGCCGACGCAACCCGTTCGACGCCCCCGGCCTGGACGAGGACCTCCTCGACCAGATCCTCGGCGACGACGACCTGCCGCCCGACCCGCCGGAGGGTGGGGGTCCCGGCGACGATCCCGCGGGCGACGGCGGTGAAGCCGACGCCGGCCCCTCGACCGACGCCGCTGACGGCCCCGCCCACTCGACTGACGACCCGGCAGACACCGCCGACGCACCCCCGCGCTCGACCGCCGACTTCGCGGACACCGCCGACGCACCCCCACGCTGGTTGAGCCGGTCCGAGGCGCCAGCCGAGGACCGTGTCGAAACCGCCGCGGGCACGCAAACAACCACCACCATCCCCGCCGGAACCCCGTACCGCACCCGCCTCCTCACCGTCGCCGGAACGGGAGCCGGAACCACCGGTCGCCGCAGTCGCGCGAAGACCTCCTCGGGTCGCCGCGTCGGCGTCGACCCCGCCGCCACCGCCGGTGCACCGCACCTCGTGGAGACGATCCGCGCCGCGATCCCGCACCAGCATGCGCGGGGCCGGACCGACGGTCGGCTGCTCATCGAGACGTCGGATCTGCGTCGCGCCGAGTACGAGGGCCGAGAGTCGAACCTCGTCCTGTTCTGCGTCGACGCCTCCGGGTCCATGGCCGCACGCAAGCGGATGGCGCAGGTCAAGACCGCGGTCCTGAGCCTGCTGCTCGACGCCTACCAGCGGCGCGACAAGGTCGGCTTGGTGACCTTCCGCGGTCACGACGCCGAGGTCGTGCTGCCGCCGACGGGGTCGGTCGACGTCGCCGCGGCCCGCCTGCAGGATCTTCCCGCCGGCGGTCGTACCCCGCTCGCCGAAGGGCTGACGAAGGTCGCCGAGTTGCTCGCCGTGGAGCGGATCCGCGATGCCCGACGTCGACCGCTGCTGGTGGTGGTGACGGACGGTCGCGCCACGTCGGGCGCCGACGCCGTCGCACGGTCTCACCTGGC